The proteins below come from a single Borreliella afzelii genomic window:
- the hflK gene encoding FtsH protease activity modulator HflK, whose protein sequence is MFNIKQIFNKTYEYLIIIITLILILIIVIANVFIVGPSEEAIVLRLGKLNRTLDSGIHLKIPLIEEKFIVPVKIVQEIKFGFIISPNDIRENNNTSDESMIITGDLNIINIEWLVQYKIRDPYSFKFKVEDPETTIKDIAKSSMNRLIGDNTIFEIINDNRVGVTEGVKSSMNEIIDNYNLGIDVVQVQIRNALPPKGKVYEAFEDVNIAIQDKNKYINEGRKEFNQIVPKIKGEALKVIEEARGYKESRINNALADTEIFNAILDAYLKNPDITKERLYNETMKEILENKDNIELIDKNLKNFLPFKEVK, encoded by the coding sequence ATGTTTAACATAAAACAAATTTTTAATAAAACTTACGAATATTTAATAATTATTATTACTTTAATACTAATATTAATAATAGTTATTGCAAATGTATTCATAGTCGGGCCATCAGAAGAAGCAATTGTGCTTCGTCTTGGCAAGCTTAACAGGACTCTTGATTCAGGAATACATTTGAAGATTCCATTAATTGAGGAAAAATTTATTGTACCTGTAAAAATAGTCCAGGAAATTAAATTTGGATTTATAATATCTCCAAACGATATTAGAGAAAATAACAATACAAGCGATGAAAGCATGATTATCACTGGAGATTTAAATATCATAAATATTGAATGGTTAGTACAATATAAAATAAGAGATCCTTACTCATTTAAATTCAAAGTAGAAGACCCTGAGACAACAATTAAAGATATTGCAAAGTCATCAATGAATAGATTAATTGGAGACAATACCATTTTTGAAATAATAAATGACAACCGAGTAGGAGTTACAGAAGGCGTGAAATCTTCTATGAATGAAATAATAGATAATTATAATCTAGGCATTGATGTGGTTCAAGTACAAATTAGAAATGCCTTGCCCCCAAAAGGAAAAGTTTACGAAGCTTTTGAAGATGTAAACATTGCCATTCAAGACAAAAATAAATACATAAACGAAGGGAGAAAAGAATTTAATCAAATAGTTCCTAAAATTAAAGGGGAAGCATTAAAAGTTATTGAAGAAGCCAGAGGATACAAAGAAAGCAGAATAAACAATGCATTAGCAGACACAGAAATTTTTAATGCCATACTAGATGCTTACTTAAAAAATCCCGACATTACAAAAGAAAGACTTTACAATGAAACTATGAAAGAAATACTTGAAAACAAAGATAATATTGAATTAATTGACAAAAACTTAAAAAATTTTCTACCATTTAAAGAGGTAAAATAA
- the rsmD gene encoding 16S rRNA (guanine(966)-N(2))-methyltransferase RsmD, with product MFFKIVLKSLLMYVSSGKYKGRKILFPKTGAIRPVMSLVREAFFSIIFKDIINSKFLDVFAGTGIMSIEALSRGASLAHLVECNKKTKSTLVKNFSFVEEFYKFFFQRAEDFLSKKDLFYDFIYLDPPFNYKDKINLLEIILKGKILNDKVNIIMHCPFGEDLDINTSKFSVYNFKRYGGSKLIFLKIL from the coding sequence ATGTTTTTTAAAATTGTTTTAAAATCTTTACTTATGTATGTAAGTTCGGGTAAATATAAAGGTAGAAAAATTTTATTTCCCAAGACCGGTGCTATTCGTCCCGTGATGTCTCTTGTCAGAGAAGCCTTTTTTTCTATTATTTTTAAAGATATTATTAACTCAAAATTTTTGGATGTTTTTGCGGGGACTGGAATAATGTCTATTGAGGCTCTTAGCAGGGGAGCAAGTCTTGCCCATCTTGTTGAATGTAATAAAAAAACCAAAAGTACATTAGTGAAAAATTTTAGCTTTGTTGAGGAATTTTATAAGTTTTTTTTTCAAAGAGCAGAGGATTTTTTGAGTAAAAAAGATCTTTTTTATGATTTTATTTATCTTGATCCTCCTTTTAATTATAAAGATAAGATTAATTTGCTTGAGATTATTTTAAAAGGTAAAATTTTAAATGATAAAGTTAATATCATTATGCATTGTCCTTTCGGTGAAGATTTAGACATAAATACATCAAAATTTTCAGTTTATAATTTTAAAAGGTATGGGGGATCAAAACTTATTTTTTTGAAAATATTGTAG
- a CDS encoding D-alanine--D-alanine ligase: MKKNLMLIFGGVSFEHEISCKSAYSVYLALLDLNKYNIYSAYIDKCTGIWYLLDSVSDPPKPIDTDVLPIVSLLPGFGIFSNNKNLEIDVVFPVVHGRTGEDGAIQGVLKVMDIPCVGAGIIGSAISSNKYFCKLLLKSFNIPIVPFIGFRQYDYSLDKEEIKRNVKEVLGYPVIVKPAVLGSSIGINVAYSENQIESCIEEALKYDLTIVIEKFIEAREIECSIIGNEKMKIFSPGEVVVQDFIFYDYDAKYSVIPGNSIIFNIPAHLETNQLLSIKEYAFLVYKNLELRGMARVDFFVEKKSGTIYLNEINTIPGFTDISMFSKMCSHDGLQFKDLIDNLIDYAFQSYINRKKRINFKD; the protein is encoded by the coding sequence GTGAAAAAAAATCTTATGTTAATATTTGGCGGTGTTTCTTTTGAACATGAAATTTCTTGCAAATCTGCTTATAGCGTTTATTTAGCCCTTTTAGATTTAAATAAATACAATATTTATTCTGCTTATATTGATAAGTGTACAGGTATTTGGTATTTGTTAGATTCTGTTTCTGATCCCCCAAAGCCTATTGATACAGATGTTTTACCTATTGTCAGTTTATTACCAGGTTTTGGAATTTTTTCAAATAACAAAAATCTTGAGATTGATGTTGTTTTTCCTGTTGTTCATGGTAGAACCGGTGAAGATGGTGCTATTCAAGGAGTTTTAAAAGTCATGGACATTCCATGTGTTGGTGCTGGTATTATAGGGAGTGCTATTTCTAGTAATAAGTATTTTTGTAAACTTTTGCTTAAAAGTTTTAATATCCCCATAGTACCTTTTATTGGGTTTAGGCAATATGATTATTCTTTAGATAAAGAGGAAATAAAAAGAAATGTAAAGGAGGTTTTAGGCTATCCTGTTATTGTTAAGCCTGCAGTATTAGGGTCTTCGATTGGAATAAATGTAGCTTATAGTGAAAATCAGATTGAATCTTGTATTGAGGAGGCTTTAAAGTATGACCTTACTATTGTAATAGAGAAATTTATTGAGGCTAGAGAGATCGAATGTTCTATTATTGGTAATGAAAAGATGAAAATATTTTCTCCTGGGGAAGTTGTTGTACAGGATTTTATATTTTATGATTATGATGCTAAATATTCTGTTATTCCTGGAAATTCTATTATCTTTAATATCCCTGCACATCTTGAGACAAATCAGTTGTTAAGCATTAAGGAATATGCTTTTCTTGTTTATAAGAATTTAGAACTCAGGGGTATGGCAAGAGTTGATTTTTTTGTTGAAAAAAAATCAGGAACAATTTATCTTAATGAAATAAATACTATTCCAGGATTTACTGATATATCTATGTTTTCTAAAATGTGTAGCCATGATGGTCTTCAGTTTAAGGACTTGATAGATAATTTAATTGATTATGCTTTTCAAAGTTATATTAATAGGAAAAAAAGGATTAATTTTAAAGATTAA
- a CDS encoding UTP--glucose-1-phosphate uridylyltransferase translates to MKGIILAAGYGTRFLPITKTIPKEMLPILNKPAIDYIIQEFIDSGIKDILLISSRRKKVLEDYFDREIELENIFLKENKENELEKIKDKKINISFIRQKEMMGTGNALLYAKPWINREPVIVAYPDDLHIGNPPLSLQLIKLHEKTGKSIISIIENPENINRYGVIELYKDEIHVKNIVEKPKIGSEPSNKASIGRFLYNYEFFEHLEEGFKLHQKGEYYHIYALKKLMDQKKVLYKNIKGKRIDIGTFEGYLEAIINFAKKDKNLMEIIKKGINEND, encoded by the coding sequence ATGAAAGGTATTATTCTGGCAGCTGGGTATGGAACAAGATTTTTACCAATAACAAAAACAATTCCAAAAGAAATGTTACCAATTTTAAACAAACCAGCCATAGATTATATTATCCAAGAATTTATAGATTCAGGAATAAAAGACATTTTATTAATAAGCTCAAGACGGAAAAAAGTTCTTGAAGATTATTTTGACAGAGAAATTGAACTTGAAAACATTTTCTTAAAAGAAAATAAAGAAAATGAATTAGAAAAGATTAAAGACAAAAAAATTAACATAAGCTTCATAAGGCAAAAAGAAATGATGGGAACGGGAAATGCACTACTTTATGCAAAGCCCTGGATAAATAGAGAACCTGTAATTGTGGCCTACCCTGACGATCTGCATATCGGAAATCCACCATTAAGCTTACAATTGATAAAACTTCATGAAAAAACTGGAAAGAGTATAATATCTATCATTGAAAATCCAGAAAATATAAACAGATATGGAGTAATAGAACTCTACAAAGACGAAATCCATGTAAAAAACATTGTTGAAAAACCAAAAATTGGAAGTGAGCCTAGCAATAAAGCATCTATTGGAAGATTTTTGTACAACTATGAATTTTTTGAACATTTAGAAGAAGGATTTAAACTACATCAAAAAGGTGAATATTATCACATTTATGCTTTAAAAAAGCTGATGGATCAAAAAAAAGTATTATATAAAAATATTAAGGGAAAAAGAATTGATATAGGAACTTTTGAGGGCTATTTAGAGGCAATAATAAATTTTGCAAAAAAAGATAAAAATTTAATGGAAATTATAAAAAAAGGAATAAATGAAAACGATTAA
- a CDS encoding hemolysin family protein, whose translation MLELILILLFIILSAIFSASETAYTSLSMIQIQDIRKKGKSGISVYNLVQSPSKLITTILIGNNISNIVASTLTTKFVLEKYGNNALAISTGLITIIVLIFAEILPKQIAILNNEIIALSTSFFLKPLIFIFTPLIYIINKIIKKILTIFKIKTSHKMTKESIKNMLSLAGNLGILKNDSRIFMQKMLDIDQVRASEIMTHRTEVFSLSSSSKLKDVIKLIKEEGYSRIPIYKRQSREQIIGILIAKDLIEINKKDMNKNISQFIKPAVFVQQNKRIKDILDIMRKKQKIMAIVIDEYGGFSGILTIEDIVEKIFGAISDEYDIKEEKPLITQINDNTYSILGETTFDEIEEIVGISIKHKEYTNTIGGYLIDLLDKIPKKDETVKTTDGEYFIKEIQNNKIETITFIKAKK comes from the coding sequence ATGTTAGAATTAATCTTGATATTACTATTTATAATATTATCTGCTATTTTCTCGGCATCTGAGACAGCTTACACTTCTTTAAGCATGATTCAGATACAAGATATAAGAAAAAAAGGAAAATCAGGAATATCGGTGTATAACTTGGTTCAATCTCCTTCAAAATTAATCACTACTATTCTTATCGGCAACAATATATCAAATATTGTAGCAAGTACACTTACAACAAAATTTGTACTTGAAAAATATGGAAATAACGCTCTTGCAATATCAACAGGCCTAATAACAATAATAGTTCTAATTTTTGCAGAAATACTTCCAAAACAAATTGCAATTCTAAATAATGAAATCATTGCTTTATCTACTTCATTTTTTTTAAAGCCATTAATTTTTATATTTACTCCACTAATATACATAATAAACAAGATAATAAAAAAAATATTAACAATCTTTAAAATTAAAACAAGTCATAAAATGACTAAAGAAAGCATAAAAAATATGCTTTCTTTAGCAGGAAATTTAGGAATTTTAAAAAACGACTCTAGAATATTTATGCAAAAAATGTTAGACATAGATCAAGTAAGAGCTTCTGAGATTATGACTCACAGAACAGAGGTTTTTTCACTCTCAAGCTCATCAAAGCTAAAAGATGTAATCAAATTGATCAAAGAAGAAGGATACTCTAGAATTCCTATATACAAAAGGCAAAGCAGGGAACAGATAATTGGAATTTTAATAGCTAAAGACCTTATAGAGATAAATAAAAAGGATATGAATAAAAACATTTCTCAATTTATTAAACCGGCTGTATTTGTACAACAAAACAAAAGAATAAAAGACATATTAGATATTATGAGGAAAAAGCAAAAAATAATGGCAATCGTAATTGACGAGTATGGTGGTTTTTCAGGAATACTTACAATAGAAGACATAGTAGAAAAAATTTTTGGAGCAATATCTGACGAGTACGACATTAAAGAGGAAAAGCCTCTGATTACACAAATCAACGACAATACTTACTCAATACTTGGAGAAACTACTTTTGACGAGATTGAAGAGATAGTTGGAATATCTATCAAACATAAAGAGTATACAAATACAATTGGAGGATACTTAATAGATTTACTTGATAAAATACCCAAAAAAGACGAAACCGTAAAAACAACTGATGGAGAATATTTTATTAAGGAAATTCAGAATAATAAAATCGAAACAATAACTTTTATCAAGGCTAAAAAGTAA
- the spoT gene encoding guanosine-3',5'-bis(diphosphate) 3'-pyrophosphohydrolase: protein MIQAYEIAHLIKINDLEKAKSIFKKTIENTYKDEFERKNIFKALEIAEQLHYGQYRESGEPYIIHPIMVSLFLAKFQLDFKATIAGLLHDVLEDTNIEKEEIVKEFDEEILSLIDGVTKIHDLHNKTRSIKEANTISKMFFAMTHDIRIIIIKLADKLHNMTTLSYLPKNRQDRIAKDCLSTYVPIAERLGISSLKTYLEDLSFKHLYPKDYKEIKNFLSETKIEREKKLYKGKLSIEKELQKSGIEAEITVRSKHFYSIFRKMQTRTNKLTQIFDTLGIRIICKKQKECYEILEIVHRVWKPIPGRLKDYIASPKENKYQSLHTTVRIPEDNQLIEIQIRTEEMDRIANYGVAAHWIYKEQIALKADDLSFINRIKKWQQESANKSQYSMNDIHKELLNTFIYVYTPEGEVVELPFGSNSIDFAYIIHTDIGDQALYAKINGKISSITKPLKNEQIVEIFTSKDSKPDVIWLNSVRTKKARSKIRSWLNKNDNTIFVDNNIIAYLVGANKEQRKLFSLFKAYTKTKIKRITIDSECNPTTGEDIVGIIHKDEIIVHNENCQKLKYYKKNQLIEVEWEATPTRKVHHIILLLKELKGIFSYLENIFTINDVRLISEKIEDCGNGHGITNIIVSSNAKNIAKIISALKENPNILQIMQVEEDIKNYDN, encoded by the coding sequence ATGATACAAGCATATGAGATTGCGCACTTAATAAAAATAAATGATCTTGAAAAAGCTAAAAGTATTTTTAAAAAAACTATTGAGAATACTTACAAAGATGAATTTGAACGGAAAAACATATTTAAAGCTCTAGAAATAGCAGAACAGCTCCACTATGGCCAATACAGAGAAAGCGGAGAGCCTTACATTATTCATCCAATAATGGTTTCATTATTTCTTGCTAAATTTCAACTAGACTTTAAAGCAACTATTGCCGGACTACTCCATGACGTACTTGAAGATACAAATATTGAAAAAGAAGAAATAGTAAAAGAATTTGACGAGGAAATTTTAAGCTTAATCGATGGTGTAACTAAAATTCATGATTTGCATAATAAAACAAGAAGCATAAAAGAAGCTAATACTATTTCAAAAATGTTTTTTGCAATGACACACGACATTAGAATAATAATAATAAAACTGGCAGACAAACTTCATAATATGACAACTCTCTCCTATTTGCCTAAAAACAGACAAGATAGAATTGCAAAAGATTGCCTTTCAACTTACGTTCCAATAGCAGAACGCCTTGGAATCTCATCTCTTAAAACATATCTTGAAGATCTTTCATTCAAGCATCTTTATCCCAAAGATTATAAAGAGATAAAAAATTTTTTATCTGAAACAAAAATAGAAAGAGAAAAAAAATTATACAAAGGCAAATTATCAATAGAAAAAGAACTTCAAAAAAGCGGAATTGAAGCAGAAATTACAGTAAGATCAAAACACTTTTATTCAATATTTAGAAAAATGCAAACAAGAACAAACAAGCTGACTCAAATTTTTGATACCTTAGGAATAAGAATAATTTGCAAAAAACAAAAAGAATGCTATGAAATATTAGAAATTGTTCACAGAGTGTGGAAACCAATCCCAGGAAGACTTAAAGACTATATTGCAAGCCCAAAAGAAAATAAATATCAATCACTACATACTACCGTAAGAATACCTGAGGATAACCAGCTTATTGAAATACAAATTCGAACAGAAGAAATGGATAGAATTGCTAATTATGGAGTTGCAGCCCACTGGATATATAAAGAACAAATCGCACTCAAAGCTGATGATCTTTCATTTATAAACCGAATAAAAAAATGGCAACAAGAATCTGCTAACAAAAGTCAATATTCAATGAATGATATACACAAAGAGTTGTTAAATACATTCATATATGTTTACACTCCAGAAGGAGAAGTTGTAGAGCTTCCTTTCGGTTCAAATTCAATTGATTTTGCATATATAATACACACAGATATTGGAGACCAAGCTCTTTATGCAAAAATAAATGGAAAAATAAGTTCAATCACAAAGCCACTTAAAAACGAACAAATTGTTGAAATATTCACATCAAAAGACTCAAAACCAGATGTAATATGGCTAAACAGCGTAAGAACAAAAAAAGCCCGATCAAAAATCAGATCATGGCTTAATAAAAATGACAACACAATTTTTGTAGATAATAATATTATTGCGTATCTTGTTGGAGCAAACAAAGAACAAAGAAAACTTTTCAGCTTATTCAAAGCTTATACAAAAACTAAAATAAAAAGAATTACAATAGACTCTGAATGCAATCCCACAACAGGCGAAGATATTGTTGGGATAATACATAAAGATGAGATAATAGTGCATAATGAAAATTGTCAAAAGCTCAAATACTATAAAAAAAATCAATTAATTGAAGTTGAGTGGGAAGCAACACCAACTAGAAAAGTGCATCACATTATTTTGCTTTTAAAAGAATTAAAAGGAATATTTAGTTATCTTGAAAACATTTTCACAATAAATGACGTAAGACTTATTAGCGAAAAAATAGAAGACTGTGGCAATGGTCATGGAATAACAAATATAATAGTCTCATCAAATGCTAAAAATATAGCAAAAATTATTTCTGCTTTAAAAGAAAACCCAAATATCTTGCAAATAATGCAAGTAGAAGAAGATATTAAAAATTATGATAATTAA
- a CDS encoding tetratricopeptide repeat protein: MKIYLLLNKNCKIFILFLILIFNSKLAYSQRLIRIGKEEMKNKNYIQAIETLSDAIKKYPKVQHGYYFLSIAYRENNQLTEAEGALLDGIAVGGEIDYILYYELGNIMFNRGEGYYPLAIKYYSNSIKNKPNYDSALLNRANAYVQQGKITSKEKEYQKAWDSYTMAIHDYSQFITLRSKTEKKDSILLIISYLRNEKINLEKLDKSLKGRTEHIVYAKEDKNQILKDSFKDNLETNSLIELEKLNWQEELYIDE, encoded by the coding sequence ATGAAGATTTATTTATTATTAAATAAAAATTGTAAAATTTTTATTTTATTTTTAATTTTAATATTTAATTCAAAATTAGCATATTCTCAAAGACTAATTAGAATCGGCAAAGAAGAAATGAAAAATAAAAATTATATTCAAGCAATCGAAACACTAAGCGATGCTATTAAAAAATATCCAAAAGTACAACACGGTTATTACTTTTTATCAATAGCATACAGAGAAAATAACCAACTAACAGAAGCAGAAGGAGCCTTGCTCGATGGAATTGCAGTAGGAGGTGAGATAGATTACATACTATATTATGAATTAGGAAACATAATGTTTAACAGAGGAGAAGGTTACTATCCTCTAGCAATAAAATATTATTCCAATTCTATTAAAAACAAGCCCAATTATGACAGCGCACTGCTAAACAGAGCTAATGCCTATGTACAACAGGGCAAAATAACATCTAAAGAAAAAGAATACCAAAAGGCTTGGGACTCATATACTATGGCTATTCACGACTACTCACAATTTATTACTCTTAGATCAAAAACAGAAAAAAAAGACAGTATTTTGCTTATAATAAGCTATTTAAGAAATGAAAAAATTAATCTTGAAAAACTTGACAAAAGTTTAAAGGGACGGACCGAACATATTGTATACGCAAAAGAAGATAAAAATCAAATACTTAAAGATAGTTTTAAAGACAATCTAGAAACGAATTCTTTAATTGAGCTAGAAAAACTTAATTGGCAAGAGGAGTTATACATAGATGAATAA
- the hflC gene encoding protease modulator HflC: MKFIINLLLSTIKIITFTIIVCLTILSIFQPIYILKENEISITTRLGKIQRTESLAGLKYKIPLIENVQIFPKIILRWDGEPQRIPTGGEEKQLIWIDTTARWKIADINKFYTTIKTMNRAYVRIDAAIEPAVRGVIAKYPLLEIIRSSNDPIQRLSNGVLTPQETKINGIYKITKGRKIIEKEIINIANNNTKDIGIEIVDVLIRKVTYDPSLIESVNNRMISERQQIAEEQRSIGLAEKTEILGSIEKEKLSLLSEAKATAAKIKAEGDQEAARIYSNTYSKNIEFYKFWQALESYKAVLKDKRKIFSTDMDFFKYLHKRD; this comes from the coding sequence ATGAAATTTATAATAAATCTTTTATTATCTACTATAAAAATCATAACCTTTACAATAATAGTTTGCTTAACCATTTTGTCTATTTTTCAACCAATTTATATTTTAAAAGAAAATGAAATTTCAATAACCACTAGACTTGGAAAGATACAAAGAACCGAAAGCTTAGCTGGGCTTAAATATAAAATTCCATTAATTGAAAATGTACAAATATTTCCCAAAATTATTCTCAGATGGGATGGAGAGCCTCAAAGAATCCCAACAGGGGGAGAAGAAAAGCAATTAATATGGATTGATACAACAGCTAGATGGAAAATTGCAGACATAAATAAATTTTATACAACAATAAAAACAATGAATAGAGCTTACGTTAGAATTGATGCGGCAATTGAACCCGCTGTTAGAGGAGTTATCGCAAAATATCCTTTGCTTGAAATTATAAGAAGCTCAAACGATCCAATTCAACGTTTGTCTAATGGAGTACTCACCCCGCAAGAAACAAAAATTAATGGTATTTACAAAATAACAAAAGGGCGAAAAATAATCGAAAAAGAAATAATTAATATAGCAAACAACAATACCAAAGATATTGGAATTGAAATTGTAGATGTACTAATAAGAAAAGTTACTTATGATCCAAGCCTTATTGAATCTGTAAACAATAGAATGATTTCAGAAAGACAACAAATCGCAGAAGAACAAAGAAGCATAGGATTGGCTGAAAAAACAGAAATTCTTGGAAGCATAGAAAAAGAAAAGTTAAGCCTATTAAGTGAAGCAAAAGCAACTGCTGCAAAAATAAAAGCTGAAGGGGACCAAGAAGCCGCAAGAATTTATTCAAATACATATAGCAAAAATATTGAATTTTACAAATTTTGGCAGGCATTAGAAAGCTATAAAGCAGTATTAAAAGATAAAAGAAAAATTTTCTCAACAGATATGGATTTCTTTAAATATCTTCACAAAAGAGATTGA
- a CDS encoding UDP-N-acetylmuramoyl-L-alanyl-D-glutamate--2,6-diaminopimelate ligase: protein MNKKLNDVLLKLDQDLIKYVKGSLDLEISGVTYSSKLVLPGFVFFALPGIRFDGHDFIEMAIQNGSNVIVHSRDMDFYSPNVTYIKVDDFSIRKFMSNFSNVFYDEPSKKLKVIGVTGTDGKSSVCYYIYLLLKKKGVKVGFISTVFFDDGSGSLIKNPYRQSTPESTEIHAFLSNMVKNGVQYAILESTSHGLDLKTARLIDVNYFAAVFTNIGHEHLEFHGTIQNYLNVKLGLFRSVSDDAGFGVINLDDFYSSEFKNAVKKSFTYSLKSSQADFFVSFIDEKIDSTRFEFYYKGVKYFANVNLLGSFNVENVMAALILVSQILNSDIQDIVDKLVCIKSLDGRMDSINLGQNFSVIIDYAHTPGAFSKLFPIFKRFATNRLISVFGSAGERDVAKRFLQGQISDIYSDLILLCDEDPRGENSMCIIKDIAKGIVNKVVNQDLFFIPDRKQAIEKAISLARAGDLVVVLGKGHESSIIYKNREVFWNEQEVVKNAILSLEKEK from the coding sequence ATGAATAAAAAACTTAATGACGTTTTATTAAAATTGGATCAAGATTTAATAAAATATGTAAAAGGTTCTCTTGATTTAGAAATATCAGGAGTTACTTATAGTTCTAAATTAGTTTTGCCTGGTTTTGTGTTTTTTGCTCTCCCAGGAATTCGTTTTGATGGACATGATTTTATTGAAATGGCAATTCAAAATGGCAGCAATGTTATTGTGCATTCACGAGATATGGATTTTTACAGCCCCAATGTTACTTATATTAAAGTAGATGACTTTAGCATAAGAAAATTTATGTCTAATTTTTCAAATGTATTTTATGATGAGCCTTCAAAAAAATTAAAAGTTATTGGAGTCACTGGCACTGATGGTAAAAGTTCTGTTTGCTATTATATATACCTGCTTTTAAAAAAAAAGGGTGTTAAAGTAGGTTTTATATCGACGGTATTTTTTGATGATGGGAGTGGGAGCTTGATTAAAAATCCTTACAGACAATCAACCCCCGAGTCAACAGAAATACATGCATTTTTAAGCAATATGGTTAAAAATGGGGTTCAATATGCAATTCTTGAATCTACTTCCCATGGACTTGATCTTAAAACGGCAAGACTTATTGATGTTAATTATTTTGCAGCTGTTTTTACTAATATTGGGCATGAGCATCTTGAATTTCATGGTACAATTCAAAATTATTTGAATGTAAAGTTAGGCCTTTTCCGATCTGTTAGTGATGATGCTGGTTTTGGTGTTATTAATCTTGACGACTTTTATTCTTCTGAGTTTAAAAATGCTGTTAAAAAATCTTTTACTTATAGCTTAAAAAGTAGTCAAGCGGATTTTTTTGTCAGTTTTATTGATGAGAAAATAGATTCTACCAGGTTTGAATTTTATTACAAAGGGGTTAAATATTTTGCTAATGTTAATCTGCTGGGAAGCTTTAATGTTGAGAATGTAATGGCCGCTCTTATTTTGGTTTCTCAAATTTTAAATAGCGATATTCAAGACATTGTTGACAAGCTTGTTTGCATTAAAAGTCTTGATGGGCGTATGGATAGCATTAATTTAGGGCAAAATTTTTCTGTAATAATTGATTATGCCCATACCCCCGGTGCTTTTTCTAAACTTTTTCCCATTTTTAAAAGATTTGCCACAAATAGATTAATTTCTGTTTTTGGCTCTGCAGGAGAAAGAGATGTTGCAAAAAGATTTTTGCAAGGACAAATTTCAGATATTTATTCTGATTTAATATTACTTTGCGATGAAGATCCAAGAGGCGAGAATAGTATGTGTATAATTAAAGATATTGCAAAAGGGATTGTGAATAAAGTTGTAAATCAGGATTTATTTTTTATTCCCGATAGAAAGCAGGCTATTGAAAAAGCAATAAGCCTTGCAAGGGCAGGAGATTTGGTTGTAGTTTTAGGCAAAGGTCATGAAAGCTCAATAATTTATAAAAATAGAGAAGTTTTTTGGAATGAACAAGAGGTAGTTAAAAATGCTATTTTAAGTTTAGAAAAGGAGAAGTGA